Proteins encoded by one window of Winogradskyella sp. PG-2:
- a CDS encoding SulP family inorganic anion transporter: protein MEIIPKKGFRGLIENWKSDLIAAVSVSLIALPLSLGIALAAGAPAMAGIISAIVGGVVTTLYRGGHISVNGPAKGVIAVILLGIVLMDDGSGQAFNYVLAAVVVSGAIQVLLGLLKLGRLADIFHSSVIHGILAAIGIIIFAKQIHVALGTHSDSPSIIQNLVDAFKYLPQANPFVVIIALVGLLLLLFHSKISYKFFHILPTPMWVIALSIPFVYFFNFFDQHTLSFFGKSYEVGPHLLLDIPDNVMDSIMHPNFGKIGTIEFWTTVVSILIITSIESLAIAKAVDKIDPYKRKTDLNKDLTGIGLSTMVAGMIGGLPIIAVIIRSTVNIHNGAKTKWSNMYQGLLLLLFIVVLSPIMRQVPLCAFAILLVYTGFKLASPAVFKQIYNQGIEQLIFFVGTMVLTLYTNLLIGLIGGLLLAMVSHMLLAKVSIPQFFKMIYRSGSNLVKKPDGSYDIKVKGIANFLGILKIDKMVTQIPSGADVNIDLSETRLVGITYMDYIVDYLKIQKTTGGKVIIKGLESHVSSSTYNRALKIALNNQVVKLSSRQTRLQNLANENDYQYANQVDWNTTYLKKFHFFEIRPIERKSNCLKGTFKGLDVSWEIADVTFSEGAAFTAETFNTTLMILKLPKKIPVFTMEKEGVVDKIIDRVRAYSGYKDIDFEMYPDFSKKFLILGNKEAEIRSFFTDEIIRFFENHQIYHLESNGEALVIYDKIKLARTDETIAFIDYGKELSTLLNEIV from the coding sequence ATGGAAATTATACCAAAAAAAGGCTTTAGGGGTTTAATTGAAAATTGGAAAAGTGATTTAATTGCAGCAGTTAGTGTCTCACTTATTGCTTTGCCACTTTCATTAGGTATTGCTTTGGCTGCTGGTGCACCTGCAATGGCAGGTATCATTTCAGCAATTGTAGGTGGTGTTGTAACAACACTGTACAGAGGTGGTCATATATCGGTTAATGGACCTGCTAAAGGCGTTATTGCAGTCATACTCTTGGGTATTGTATTGATGGATGATGGTTCGGGTCAAGCATTTAACTATGTTTTGGCAGCTGTGGTTGTTTCTGGTGCAATTCAAGTTCTATTAGGATTATTGAAATTGGGTCGATTAGCAGATATATTCCATTCTTCTGTAATTCATGGTATTTTGGCAGCCATTGGAATTATCATCTTTGCAAAACAAATCCATGTTGCCTTAGGTACGCATTCAGATAGTCCCAGTATTATACAAAACCTTGTAGATGCATTTAAATACCTGCCTCAAGCGAATCCTTTTGTTGTTATTATTGCTTTAGTAGGCTTACTTTTATTATTATTTCATTCCAAAATTAGCTATAAGTTTTTTCATATTTTACCTACACCAATGTGGGTTATTGCGCTTTCCATTCCGTTTGTTTATTTTTTCAATTTCTTTGACCAACATACGCTTTCATTCTTTGGAAAGTCTTACGAAGTAGGTCCTCATCTACTATTGGATATTCCAGATAATGTTATGGATTCAATAATGCATCCTAATTTTGGTAAAATTGGTACTATTGAATTCTGGACAACTGTTGTATCTATTTTAATCATAACAAGTATTGAATCATTAGCTATTGCCAAAGCCGTAGACAAAATTGATCCTTATAAGCGAAAGACAGATTTGAATAAGGATTTGACAGGTATTGGATTAAGTACCATGGTCGCTGGTATGATTGGTGGTTTGCCAATTATTGCAGTCATTATTAGAAGTACAGTCAATATTCATAATGGTGCGAAAACAAAATGGTCAAATATGTATCAAGGACTTTTATTATTACTTTTTATTGTGGTATTAAGTCCAATAATGAGGCAAGTGCCATTATGTGCTTTTGCAATTTTACTGGTTTATACAGGTTTTAAATTAGCTTCACCTGCCGTTTTTAAACAAATTTATAATCAAGGAATAGAGCAATTAATATTTTTTGTTGGCACTATGGTTTTGACGCTTTATACTAATTTATTAATTGGATTAATTGGTGGATTATTATTAGCAATGGTTAGTCATATGCTATTGGCAAAAGTGTCCATACCTCAATTTTTTAAAATGATTTATCGTTCAGGTTCAAATTTAGTTAAGAAACCTGACGGAAGTTATGATATAAAAGTAAAAGGAATTGCAAACTTTTTAGGCATTTTAAAAATCGATAAAATGGTGACCCAAATTCCCTCTGGAGCAGATGTTAATATTGATTTATCTGAAACAAGATTAGTCGGTATTACCTATATGGATTACATAGTAGATTATCTTAAGATACAGAAGACCACAGGAGGTAAAGTGATAATTAAAGGACTAGAATCTCATGTGTCATCCTCAACTTATAATAGAGCTTTAAAAATCGCATTGAATAATCAAGTTGTAAAATTATCATCAAGACAAACGAGATTACAAAATTTAGCTAATGAAAATGATTATCAATATGCAAATCAAGTAGATTGGAATACGACATATTTAAAGAAATTTCACTTTTTTGAAATTAGACCTATTGAGCGGAAATCAAATTGTCTTAAAGGAACATTTAAAGGTTTAGATGTGTCTTGGGAAATTGCGGATGTTACTTTTAGTGAAGGTGCAGCTTTTACTGCTGAGACTTTTAATACGACACTTATGATCTTGAAATTGCCTAAAAAAATACCCGTTTTTACTATGGAAAAAGAAGGTGTGGTTGATAAAATAATTGACCGTGTGAGAGCATATTCTGGTTATAAAGATATTGATTTTGAAATGTATCCAGATTTTTCTAAAAAATTTCTCATTTTAGGAAATAAGGAAGCCGAAATTAGATCATTCTTTACGGATGAAATTATTCGCTTTTTTGAAAACCATCAGATTTATCATTTAGAAAGTAATGGTGAGGCGTTGGTCATTTATGATAAAATAAAATTAGCAAGGACAGATGAAACCATAGCATTTATAGATTATGGTAAAGAATTGTCTACGTTATTAAATGAGATTGTTTAA
- a CDS encoding NAD(P)H-dependent flavin oxidoreductase: MTTKLTQLLNIKYPIIQAPMFLVSNVAMVTEAMNAGIAGCIPALNYRTFDELRVALKELKANKVDGGSFGFNLIVNKSNIKYKGQLEVICEEGCDFIITSLGSPEETIRQAHAVGIKVFCDVTDLKFAKKVENLGADAAIAVNNEAGGHRGKLSPEDLTGILSKELSIPVISAGGVGCKADIDDMISYGASGVSVGSPFIASLEAGVTEEYKQACVDYGAEDIIMTERISGTPCTVINTPYVQKIGTKSTWIENLLNKNRKLKKWVKMVRFSIGMKATEKAAKKATYKTVWVAGPSIEHTKEILPVKDIITKLTN; the protein is encoded by the coding sequence ATGACAACCAAGCTCACTCAACTTCTAAATATTAAATATCCAATTATACAGGCACCAATGTTTTTAGTGTCGAATGTTGCTATGGTAACTGAAGCCATGAACGCTGGTATAGCTGGTTGTATTCCAGCATTAAATTATAGAACATTTGACGAACTTAGAGTAGCTCTTAAAGAATTGAAAGCTAATAAAGTTGATGGTGGTTCATTTGGATTTAATCTCATCGTAAATAAGTCTAACATAAAATACAAAGGACAATTAGAAGTTATTTGTGAAGAAGGCTGTGATTTTATAATTACTTCCCTTGGAAGTCCTGAAGAAACAATTAGACAAGCACATGCAGTTGGTATCAAAGTATTTTGTGATGTTACTGATTTAAAATTTGCTAAAAAAGTTGAAAACTTAGGAGCAGATGCCGCCATTGCTGTTAATAATGAAGCTGGTGGTCACAGAGGAAAATTATCACCAGAAGATTTAACAGGCATATTAAGCAAAGAGTTATCTATTCCTGTGATTTCTGCAGGTGGAGTAGGTTGCAAAGCTGATATAGATGATATGATAAGTTATGGTGCGTCTGGTGTTAGTGTTGGAAGTCCTTTTATTGCGTCTTTAGAAGCCGGAGTTACAGAAGAATACAAACAAGCTTGTGTAGATTACGGCGCTGAAGATATTATAATGACAGAACGTATTTCTGGCACACCATGTACAGTTATAAATACTCCATATGTTCAAAAAATTGGAACAAAATCTACTTGGATTGAAAACTTACTAAACAAAAACCGTAAATTAAAAAAATGGGTAAAAATGGTACGCTTTTCTATTGGTATGAAAGCAACTGAAAAGGCTGCTAAAAAAGCAACTTATAAGACGGTTTGGGTTGCTGGCCCTAGTATAGAGCACACTAAAGAAATTCTACCAGTAAAAGACATTATAACTAAACTTACAAATTAA
- a CDS encoding class I SAM-dependent rRNA methyltransferase, which translates to MSFHIEFNSSPNPKNLAVKLNAKGEQFVVKGHPWVFSNSIEKINDNPSTGDLAIIFSKNKNRVIGIGLYDANSPIRIKIIHNAETKAKINSEFFHYKIELAFEKRSELLDTNTNSYRLIFGENDGFPGLIADVYNSVLVVKLYSEIWLPYLESILLSLQQISKVDTAIMRLSRNLQNSKNHTLKDGEVIYGTLNNEVVEFIEHGVRFTANVIKGHKTGYFLDHRDNRRRVGELSKGKSVLDVFSYAGGFSVHALANGAKEVTSLDISKQALDLARENGKLNSYSGIHKTISGDAFVELKNLIKKGKRFDVVVIDPPSFAKQQADIELAKKKYAQLADLGVQLTAKNGLLVLASCSSRVMSQSFFDLNTRVLNSQPKLYETLLKTNHDSDHPISFPEGAYLKCGYYRLLE; encoded by the coding sequence ATGTCATTTCACATTGAATTTAATTCATCTCCAAACCCAAAAAATTTAGCGGTTAAACTAAATGCAAAAGGAGAACAATTTGTGGTTAAAGGACATCCTTGGGTATTTTCAAATAGTATTGAGAAGATTAACGATAATCCAAGTACAGGTGATTTAGCTATTATTTTTAGTAAGAATAAAAATAGGGTAATAGGTATTGGTTTATATGATGCTAACTCACCAATTCGTATTAAAATTATTCATAATGCCGAGACTAAAGCAAAAATTAATTCAGAATTCTTTCACTATAAAATAGAATTAGCTTTTGAGAAGCGTTCAGAATTGTTAGATACTAATACAAATAGTTATCGCTTAATATTTGGTGAAAATGATGGTTTTCCAGGTTTAATAGCAGATGTATACAATTCAGTCTTGGTAGTTAAGTTGTATTCCGAAATTTGGTTGCCTTATCTAGAATCTATACTTCTTAGTTTACAACAAATTTCTAAAGTAGACACTGCTATAATGCGTTTAAGTAGAAACTTACAAAATAGTAAAAATCATACTTTAAAAGATGGTGAAGTCATTTACGGAACACTAAATAATGAAGTTGTAGAATTTATAGAACATGGTGTAAGATTTACTGCTAATGTTATTAAAGGACATAAAACAGGTTATTTTTTAGATCACAGAGATAATAGACGAAGAGTAGGTGAGTTAAGTAAAGGTAAGTCAGTTTTAGATGTGTTTTCTTATGCTGGTGGATTTTCGGTACATGCATTAGCTAATGGAGCTAAAGAAGTTACTAGTTTAGATATTAGTAAGCAGGCATTAGATTTAGCTAGAGAAAATGGAAAACTAAATTCCTATTCAGGAATTCATAAAACTATATCGGGTGATGCTTTTGTTGAACTTAAAAATCTTATAAAAAAAGGAAAACGTTTTGATGTTGTAGTTATTGACCCTCCAAGTTTTGCTAAGCAGCAAGCGGACATTGAATTAGCAAAAAAGAAGTATGCTCAACTGGCTGATTTAGGAGTGCAACTTACCGCAAAAAATGGTTTATTAGTTTTGGCATCATGTTCATCGAGAGTCATGTCTCAGTCTTTTTTTGATTTAAATACAAGAGTACTTAATTCTCAGCCAAAACTTTATGAAACACTATTAAAAACAAATCATGATTCGGATCATCCCATATCATTTCCAGAAGGCGCATATCTAAAATGTGGTTATTATCGTTTGCTAGAATAA
- a CDS encoding T9SS type A sorting domain-containing protein, whose product MRKILLFNVLCFVINNVFGQISLDDRVNIYDFDSLSVNIIYDDFDNDGDLDIMKFSGTDSFNVLLQKNNNGDFNLNQPILVSSGVRPIVSLDLDNDGFLDLLTYHSFTTIGVLYNQQDNTFSEEVTVQTFNGSYDIHPMKFDYNNDGFMDLIAIDDSEDAYVLINNQMGGLEPPQFLVSVGTFDFLYDLDDFDNDGDFDFYIRDGDKLIININGSGVFDQPGSQQTQSSLRSFEILDIDGNGYKDVLYWKNDAIWAKYYGYNATTTRFIVINDVMVVNNIPKFSNYVNARSIHIEDQDNGSHDVYVTLATIENQLDMHKFNIQNNVFSNAQIVLSDFQVNVFGVDEFSFLDLNNDDNLDFSFVSNFNQNKFIFINNNINDTPDKTICIQQAVKPNDFYVIDMNGDGENDICVGTQNGLGYFEKTASNELSGLRSLIGVSTNPNASAYTHINITDINNDGLGDVIDYTGFDNEAKIFKNLGDDNFEFVQSVSMTGIFNGTHLSFADIDGDDFKDLVIFDQPNFYWAKNNNGLSFQSLQQLVVNNVDNDDPLSIMYEDFNDDDEIDILVLRYFYESGQFHTEVNLLENDNGEFTGNIIADFNGNYGRSHLKIDDFDQDNDLDFFVHSTRLDQPLLFFKNDGSNNFISTTIDNIDIEDIEFYDGDGDGYNEIYAWNYESFANHIFYYDTTDYINFTKIPIDSYSASYDNLDDYTRGDLFMYDYNNDGKDDLFINNYSSFQALISVYENTSESLGVEEIDNNSLSQMRLYPNPFVNSVKWTKRGNETYSLQLYSQDGKLIFEKVISENNMDFSSYDSGVYFLSISEVISGNKKTFKIIKN is encoded by the coding sequence ATGAGAAAAATTTTACTTTTTAATGTACTTTGTTTTGTTATCAATAATGTTTTTGGACAGATAAGTTTAGATGACAGGGTCAATATTTATGACTTTGATTCATTAAGTGTAAATATTATTTATGACGATTTTGATAACGATGGGGATTTAGATATTATGAAGTTTAGTGGAACGGACTCATTTAATGTTTTACTGCAAAAAAATAACAATGGTGACTTTAATTTAAATCAGCCAATATTAGTGAGCTCTGGAGTAAGACCAATAGTGTCTTTAGATTTAGATAATGATGGTTTTTTGGATTTATTAACATATCATTCGTTCACTACAATAGGTGTTTTATATAATCAACAAGATAATACCTTTAGTGAAGAAGTAACGGTACAAACCTTTAATGGTTCTTATGATATACATCCAATGAAATTTGATTATAATAATGATGGTTTTATGGATTTAATTGCTATAGATGATTCCGAAGATGCTTATGTGTTAATTAATAATCAAATGGGAGGTTTAGAACCTCCTCAGTTTTTGGTATCAGTTGGCACTTTTGATTTTTTGTATGACCTTGATGATTTTGATAATGATGGTGATTTTGATTTTTATATAAGGGATGGTGATAAATTAATTATTAATATTAATGGTAGCGGTGTTTTTGACCAACCTGGGTCACAACAAACACAATCTTCCCTTAGATCATTTGAAATATTAGATATAGATGGCAATGGCTATAAAGACGTATTATATTGGAAGAATGATGCGATTTGGGCAAAATATTATGGTTACAATGCTACTACCACAAGATTTATAGTTATTAATGATGTAATGGTGGTAAATAATATTCCAAAGTTTTCTAACTATGTAAATGCACGTTCAATTCATATTGAAGATCAAGATAATGGAAGTCATGATGTATATGTTACATTGGCTACAATAGAAAATCAACTTGATATGCACAAATTCAACATTCAAAATAATGTTTTTAGTAATGCACAAATTGTTTTATCAGATTTTCAGGTTAATGTATTTGGTGTTGATGAATTTAGTTTCCTTGATTTAAATAATGATGATAATTTAGATTTTTCATTTGTGTCAAACTTTAACCAAAACAAATTTATTTTCATTAATAATAATATAAATGATACACCAGATAAGACAATTTGCATTCAACAAGCCGTTAAGCCAAACGATTTTTATGTTATTGATATGAATGGTGATGGAGAAAATGATATTTGTGTGGGCACTCAAAATGGTTTAGGGTATTTTGAAAAAACTGCTAGTAACGAATTAAGCGGTCTTAGAAGTTTAATTGGTGTAAGTACAAATCCTAACGCATCTGCATATACGCACATTAATATTACGGACATAAATAATGATGGCTTAGGTGATGTTATTGATTACACAGGATTTGATAATGAAGCAAAGATATTTAAGAATTTAGGAGATGATAACTTTGAATTTGTTCAATCTGTATCTATGACAGGTATTTTTAATGGTACTCATTTATCTTTTGCAGATATTGATGGAGATGACTTTAAGGACTTAGTTATATTCGACCAACCTAATTTTTATTGGGCAAAAAACAATAATGGTCTTAGCTTTCAAAGTCTTCAGCAATTGGTTGTAAATAATGTTGATAATGATGATCCATTATCAATAATGTATGAGGACTTTAATGATGATGATGAAATAGATATACTCGTATTAAGATATTTTTATGAGTCTGGTCAATTTCACACTGAAGTCAATCTATTGGAGAACGATAATGGCGAATTTACTGGTAATATTATCGCAGATTTTAATGGAAATTATGGTAGAAGTCATTTAAAAATAGACGATTTTGATCAAGATAATGATCTAGATTTTTTTGTTCATAGTACTAGACTGGATCAACCACTTCTATTTTTTAAAAATGATGGGTCAAATAATTTTATATCTACAACTATAGATAATATTGATATTGAGGATATTGAGTTTTATGATGGAGACGGAGATGGATATAATGAGATTTACGCTTGGAATTATGAATCATTTGCCAATCATATTTTTTATTACGATACGACTGATTATATAAATTTCACAAAAATTCCGATCGATTCTTATTCTGCATCATACGATAATTTGGATGATTATACCAGAGGAGATTTATTCATGTATGATTATAATAATGATGGTAAGGATGATTTGTTTATTAATAATTATTCAAGTTTTCAAGCTTTAATATCAGTGTATGAAAATACTTCTGAATCTTTAGGTGTTGAAGAAATAGACAATAATAGCTTAAGTCAGATGCGTCTATATCCTAATCCTTTTGTGAATTCTGTTAAATGGACCAAAAGAGGAAATGAAACTTATAGTTTGCAATTGTACTCTCAAGATGGTAAATTAATTTTCGAAAAAGTTATTTCAGAAAATAATATGGATTTTAGCTCTTACGATAGCGGAGTATACTTTTTATCCATTAGTGAAGTTATTTCTGGTAATAAAAAGACTTTTAAGATAATCAAGAATTAG
- a CDS encoding alpha/beta hydrolase-fold protein, whose product MRVLKTISLFVLISSISLVFAQEQSEIEHTIDSKIFWKERIVKVFLPNSYATDSTATYPVTYVLDGQHKVFWDSVKGNIGYLSYNYSIMPMIVVGVVSDNRGSEFNPENKELQEHLQKEVFPLIQANYRTDGFRSVIGHSWGGAFVGNTLFSDKRDMFDAYIGISPSFGDTDNVIVKHADSLLKLNTNFGKYLYLSHGDVGRREVEFKGYVNTIDSLLKKYPNKTIAWQPRRIERVGHWQIVGPSICDGLISMSRNYFADQKVIEDMIKTSNGNLKQRISDFYAEKKAIFGYAHEASAGYLNFVANDIRDLENYKGAIEVYNLALDKKPNNVRVYVNICDLYDKMGDKIKAKELFTQTQKLLESQKSEVSDNYYKNVSEWIQEKLDGYN is encoded by the coding sequence ATGAGAGTTTTAAAAACCATTAGCCTTTTTGTATTAATATCAAGTATTTCATTAGTATTTGCCCAAGAGCAATCAGAAATAGAGCACACTATAGATTCTAAAATCTTTTGGAAAGAGCGTATAGTTAAAGTGTTTTTGCCAAATTCGTATGCGACTGATTCTACAGCTACTTATCCTGTTACTTATGTCTTAGATGGACAGCACAAGGTGTTTTGGGATAGTGTAAAAGGTAATATTGGTTATTTGTCCTATAACTATTCTATTATGCCAATGATTGTAGTTGGTGTTGTCTCAGACAACAGAGGTTCTGAGTTTAACCCAGAAAACAAAGAATTACAAGAGCATTTACAAAAAGAAGTATTTCCATTAATACAAGCCAATTACAGAACCGATGGTTTTAGGTCTGTAATAGGACATTCTTGGGGAGGAGCTTTTGTTGGTAATACTTTATTTAGTGACAAACGCGATATGTTTGATGCCTATATTGGTATTAGTCCATCGTTTGGTGATACAGACAATGTGATTGTAAAACATGCAGATTCCCTATTAAAGTTAAATACCAATTTCGGCAAATATTTATATTTATCTCATGGAGATGTTGGTAGGCGCGAAGTAGAATTTAAAGGTTATGTAAACACTATAGATTCGTTATTAAAAAAATATCCAAACAAGACCATAGCTTGGCAACCAAGACGAATAGAGCGTGTAGGACATTGGCAAATTGTAGGCCCTTCGATTTGTGATGGTTTAATAAGTATGAGTCGTAACTATTTTGCAGACCAAAAGGTTATTGAGGATATGATAAAAACATCTAATGGCAATCTAAAGCAACGTATTTCAGATTTTTATGCTGAAAAGAAAGCCATATTTGGTTATGCACATGAGGCTAGTGCTGGCTACCTTAATTTCGTAGCCAATGACATAAGAGATTTAGAAAATTATAAAGGAGCAATAGAGGTATACAATTTGGCTTTAGATAAAAAGCCTAATAATGTTAGAGTTTATGTAAACATCTGTGATCTTTACGATAAAATGGGTGATAAGATAAAAGCTAAAGAACTATTTACCCAGACTCAAAAACTTTTAGAGAGCCAAAAATCTGAAGTTAGTGATAACTACTACAAAAACGTATCGGAATGGATTCAAGAAAAGCTAGATGGTTATAATTAA
- a CDS encoding alpha/beta hydrolase, protein MNSEEKEITYKTSNSYSTLNTHTSQTKTVWFVCHGMGYLSRYFLRYFKDLNPEENYIIAPQAPSKYYIQPKMHVGANWLTRDETKSGMENIMSYFDSVFEAEQIQNDVNLIILGYSQGVSVAMRYMAKRQLQCNQLVLHSGGIPKELKANDFDYLSKETKVKLIYGTADEYLDEARIKLESKRAKELFGNRVTILPFEGKHVVNVDYINRLVK, encoded by the coding sequence ATGAATTCAGAAGAAAAAGAAATCACATATAAAACGAGTAACTCCTACTCTACTTTAAACACACATACATCTCAAACCAAAACGGTTTGGTTTGTTTGTCATGGTATGGGTTATTTAAGTCGTTATTTTCTTAGATATTTTAAAGACTTAAATCCTGAAGAGAACTATATCATCGCTCCCCAAGCTCCTAGTAAATATTATATTCAGCCAAAAATGCATGTTGGTGCTAATTGGTTAACACGAGATGAAACTAAATCTGGAATGGAAAATATTATGAGTTATTTTGATAGTGTCTTTGAAGCAGAACAAATTCAAAATGATGTTAACCTAATCATTTTAGGTTATTCTCAAGGTGTTAGTGTAGCAATGCGCTATATGGCTAAACGTCAATTACAATGTAATCAGTTAGTCTTACATTCAGGTGGTATTCCTAAAGAGTTAAAGGCCAATGATTTTGACTATTTATCTAAAGAAACTAAAGTAAAATTGATATATGGCACTGCAGATGAATATTTAGATGAAGCCAGAATTAAATTAGAATCTAAAAGAGCAAAAGAATTATTTGGCAACAGAGTTACTATACTTCCCTTTGAAGGAAAACATGTGGTTAATGTAGATTATATTAATAGACTAGTAAAATAA
- a CDS encoding PaaI family thioesterase: protein MQQSKEEFLAKVNAVSKGTLMETLEIEMVDYGDNFLVARMPVTPKVHQPDGVLHGGATAALAESVGSFASHIFTDIEKYFVRGLEITANHLKSVKDGHVYAKATFLHKGRTTQLLDIRVTDDADNLISICRLSTISLPKTK, encoded by the coding sequence ATGCAACAATCTAAAGAAGAATTCTTGGCTAAAGTTAATGCTGTGAGTAAAGGCACATTAATGGAAACCTTAGAAATTGAGATGGTAGATTATGGTGATAATTTCTTGGTTGCAAGAATGCCAGTGACACCAAAAGTTCATCAACCAGATGGCGTTTTGCATGGTGGAGCTACTGCAGCTTTAGCTGAAAGTGTTGGTAGTTTTGCATCTCATATTTTTACAGATATTGAGAAGTATTTCGTTAGAGGATTAGAAATTACTGCTAATCATCTTAAAAGTGTAAAAGATGGTCATGTCTATGCAAAAGCCACTTTTTTACATAAAGGACGTACAACTCAACTTTTAGATATCAGAGTCACTGACGATGCAGATAATTTAATTTCTATTTGTCGTCTATCTACAATTTCACTTCCCAAAACGAAATAG
- a CDS encoding chorismate-binding protein, whose translation MNLDSFFEALETQYASQLPFVVYSRPINSIIKCWLQEDDSLYTTESFSESGFVFAPFDLKEESILLPKNHCQHNTLEVSELNLEDDKSCLSINNIGKEDHLALVSKGIETIKNGDLEKVVLSRQVLKPSDSENPLKVFKRLFNTYKNAMVYCWYHPKVGLWLGATPELLFKVEGKQLTTISLAGTQPYAENKDVSWTNKEYEEQKIVTDYIVTQVEPYSNQINISEVGTAKAGNLLHLKTYIRSQIKDSVNLKSVIEALHPTPAVCGFPKQKAKKFILSNENYNREYYTGFLGELNLTQYKTRNTNRRNVENNAYAAVKTQSNFYVNLRCMQLKDSTAFIYVGGGITKDSKPEKEWEETVNKTKTIGNVLY comes from the coding sequence ATGAATCTAGATTCATTTTTTGAGGCTTTAGAAACTCAGTATGCCAGTCAATTACCTTTTGTGGTATATAGCAGACCAATTAATTCAATAATTAAATGTTGGTTGCAAGAAGATGACTCTTTGTATACAACAGAATCATTTTCTGAAAGCGGATTTGTATTTGCACCTTTTGACTTAAAAGAGGAAAGTATTTTGTTGCCAAAAAACCATTGTCAACATAATACTTTGGAAGTTTCTGAGCTCAATTTAGAAGATGATAAGAGTTGCTTATCAATCAATAATATAGGCAAAGAAGATCATTTAGCTCTTGTTTCTAAAGGTATAGAGACTATAAAAAATGGTGATTTAGAAAAAGTTGTATTGTCAAGACAAGTTTTAAAACCTTCAGACTCTGAAAACCCACTAAAGGTTTTTAAAAGATTGTTTAATACTTATAAAAATGCGATGGTATATTGCTGGTATCATCCAAAAGTTGGCTTATGGTTAGGTGCTACTCCAGAGTTACTATTCAAAGTAGAAGGGAAGCAGCTCACTACAATTTCATTAGCAGGAACTCAGCCTTATGCTGAGAATAAAGATGTTTCTTGGACCAATAAAGAGTACGAAGAACAGAAAATAGTTACTGATTATATCGTAACTCAAGTGGAACCATATTCCAATCAGATTAATATTTCTGAAGTTGGAACAGCAAAAGCAGGAAATCTATTGCATCTAAAAACATATATAAGAAGCCAGATTAAAGATTCCGTGAATTTAAAATCTGTTATTGAAGCTTTACACCCAACACCAGCTGTTTGTGGCTTTCCTAAGCAGAAAGCAAAAAAATTTATTCTTAGCAATGAAAATTATAATCGCGAATACTACACAGGATTTTTAGGCGAGCTTAATTTAACCCAATACAAAACAAGAAATACCAATAGACGTAATGTAGAGAACAACGCTTATGCTGCTGTAAAAACACAGTCTAATTTCTATGTAAATTTACGTTGTATGCAATTAAAAGATAGTACAGCTTTTATTTATGTTGGTGGTGGAATAACCAAAGATTCTAAACCTGAAAAAGAATGGGAAGAGACGGTTAATAAAACCAAAACAATTGGCAATGTACTTTATTAA
- a CDS encoding YtxH domain-containing protein — MIQYKGALVLGALIGAAAGVLLAPEKGSVTRDKLKKEGKDIKDQLVDDFTEVKDDLSKAAESGKDKFKEDLKNFASKTSYKTEQAITFLEKQLAILKEKNKTLQQTS; from the coding sequence ATGATTCAGTATAAAGGAGCACTCGTTTTAGGCGCATTAATAGGAGCAGCAGCAGGTGTATTATTAGCACCAGAAAAAGGAAGTGTTACAAGAGACAAACTTAAAAAAGAAGGCAAAGACATAAAGGATCAATTAGTTGATGATTTTACAGAAGTTAAAGACGATTTGTCTAAAGCCGCTGAGTCTGGTAAAGATAAATTCAAAGAAGATTTAAAAAACTTTGCTTCTAAGACAAGCTATAAAACAGAACAAGCAATTACTTTTTTAGAAAAGCAATTAGCTATTCTTAAAGAAAAGAATAAAACGCTTCAACAAACAAGTTAA